The Oscillospiraceae bacterium genome contains the following window.
GGCTAATGCATGGATTGGTTTTTGGCATAGGTATGGTGGCGGAGGGCAGGGAAGTCCGGTTTGGTGGAGTTCAGCGAATAATACCGGACAAAACAGATTTTCAGGAATAATCAATTTAGATTTTTTCACAGACTGGATTGGTTTGAGTGACGCAAACTATTTTGTAAACTATGCGGGTGTGAGTTTCAATTCAAGCGGTGCTATGCTTATCAATCACTTCGCGTTATATCGCGTCGCTGAGTAATCCATAAACTTGACACATCTGCGCCGAACGGTTATACTCTTATATGTGAAAGTAAGTATAGGGAGTAACCATGCAAGAACAGTATATACTCGGCATTGATGTAGGCTCAACAACGCTCAAAACTGTCGTGCTTGATCCAAGCGGACAGATTGTTGAAAAGAGTTATCAACGCCATTTATCAAAAGTGCGTGAAACAACGTACGAACATATTAAATCATTGCAACGCCTGCTCAAAGGCCAGTCCTTGAAAGTCGCCATCACCGGGTCGGCGGGCATGGGGTTGGCCGAGTCGGGCGGGCTTTGCTTTGTGCAAGAGGTCTTTGCCACTGCAGATGCCGTGGCACGCGAACACCCCGATGCCGATGTTGTCATTGAACTCGGTGGCGAGGATGCTAAAATCATTTTCCTGCAAGGCACATTGGAAGAACGCATGAATGGCACTTGTGCAGGCGGCACGGGCTCGTTTATCGACCAAATGGCGGCGTTAATGAATGTTACACTGCCTGAACTCGACGCATTGAGCTTGCAGTACGAGAAAATTTACCCCATTGCCTCACGTTGCGGTGTTTTTGCAAAGAGCGACATCCAGCCGCTGCTCAACCAGGGCGCGCGCAAGGAAGATCTTGCGGCGAGTATTTTTCAGGCTGTTGTTGACCAGACAATCGGCGGATTGGCGCAAGGGCGCGACATTGCGGGCAATGTGCTGTTCTTAGGCGGGCCATTGTCGTTTTTCAAGGGATTGCAAGAGCGATTTGTGGAAACATTGAAATTGAGCCAGGAGCAAGCGAATTTTACTGAGCTTGCGCCATATTTTATGGCATTGGGCGCGGCGTATTACGCGAAAAATGCAAGTGGCGTGATTGGTTACGAGGATCTGGTTGAAACTTTGGCGTGTGAGCCGGAAGGACAAAGCGATTTTTCCGTTGGACAAGCCTTGTTTAAGAGCGATGAAGAATATCAAGTTTTTAAGCAACGACATGCGGCGATGACAGTTGAGCAGAAGAATATTTTGACATATAGCGGCAACGCATACTTAGGCATTGATGCCGGTTCGACGACGACAAAGTTAGTGCTGATTGCTGAGGATGACAGCATTCTCTACCGTCATTACGCCTCTAATGGCGGCAATCCATTGCCTGTTATCCGTGAGCAGTTGATGAAAATATATAAGCTGTGCGGCGAGCGGATTAACATTGCGGCAAGTGCTGTCACCGGTTATGGCGAGGAGTTGATGCAGGCGGCGTTTGGTATAGATTTTGGGTTGGTTGAAACGGTAGCGCATTATACGGCGGCAAAGCATTTCAGTCCCGATGTTAATTTTATCATCGATATTGGCGGACAGGATATTAAATGCTTTCATATCAAGGATGGTGCAGTTGATTCGGTTGTACTGAATGAGGCATGTTCGTCAGGTTGCGGTTCGTTTATAGAAACATTTGCCACATCATTAGGCTATTCAATGGATGATTTTTCGGCATTGGCTTTGACGGCGGAACGTCCTGTTGACCTCGGTTCGCGTTGTACTGTATTTATGAATTCTTCACTAAAACAGGCACAGAAAGATGGTGCTTCGGTGGCGGATATCGCAGCGGGATTGGCGATGAGTGTGATTAAGAACGCGCTGTATAAAGTCATCCGTGTGCGTTCGGGAGATGAATTGGGCGAACATATTGTTGTGCAAGGCGGAACGTTCTTAAATGACGCTATTCTACGTTGCTTTGAACGGGAATTGGGACGCGAGGTTGTGCGGCTGTCGATTTCAGAATTGATGGGCGCGTATGGTGCGGCACTTTACGCAAAAGCCAACACAACTGTTGCGCCACGGCTGATTGATGCTGGACAGTTAGCGGCATTTACGCACAAGTCTACCGGTGTGACTTGCAAACAATGCACCAATAAATGTGCTGTAACAGTCAGCACGTTCGGCGGCGACAAGAAATTTATTGTCGGAAACAAGTGTGATGCCGGGGCGGGTGGGGTGAGAGTATCGCCCTTGCCCAATCTTGTGGCGCAAAAATACGAGGCACTGATGGATGTACCACTGGTCGGCCAAAGCAAATTAAGAGTCGGTATCCCTATGGTGTTGAATATGTATGAAAATCTGCCGTTTTGGGCAGCATTTTTCACGGAATTAGGCTGTGATATTGTGTTGAGTGAACAGTCGAGCCGTGATTTGTATATGAAAGGGCAGCACACCATTCCATCCGATACGGCGTGCTATCCCGCCAAAATCGTGCATGGGCATATCGAGTCATTGGTGTCGCAATCGGTTGACGCGATTTTTTACCCTTGTATGAGTTATAATGTTGATGAAGGCATTTCTGACAACTGCTACAACTGCCCTGTGGTGGCGTATTACCCTGAGGTGATTGCCGGAAATGTGGCGAGCGTGGCAGAAACGAAATTTATATACTCGCATATCGGCTGGCAAAGCAAATCGCGCTTTATCAAGCAGATGGAGCAGGCATTGAAGGCGATTTTGCCGTTGGTTAAGCGTAAGGACATCGCGGTGGCGGCGGACAAGGCTTACGCGGCACATACGGCGTACCGAAAGCAGGTTGCCGATATGGGACAAGCTGCGCTTGATTATGCTAAAGAAAACAACAATCCGGTGATTTTATTGGGCTGTCGCCCGTATCACATTGATCCGGAGATCAATCACGGCATTGATACACTGCTCAGTTCACTCGGCTTTGTTATTGTGACCGAAGATGCCATTGGCCACCTGCTTCCCAAACCGGAGTTGAACATTCTCAACCAGTGGACATATCATGCGCGGCTGTATAATGCGGCAAAATTTGTTGCACAGCATGATAATATGGAAATGGTATTGCTTGTATCGTTCGGATGCGGGCTAGATGCCATTACGGGCGATGAAATCAGCGATATTTTGCGAAACCAAGGCAAGTTGTATACACAAATTAAAATTGATGAAATCAACAATCTGGGCGCTGCAAAAATCCGCTTGCGCAGCCTTGCATCTGTGATGAAAGAAAGGGAGGCGTAATATGTCGCATGTTAAACCCCTTGTCGAATTTACGCCGCAGATGAGGGCGACGCATACCATTCTAGTTCCAAGCATGATGCCCATTCACTTTGATCTCATCGCAGGCATACTTGCGCAAAGTGGGTATAAAACAGAAGTGCTTAAAACAAGCTGCCCTGAGATTATTGAGCAGGGCTTGCGCAGTGTACATAATGACACTTGCTATCCGGCGTTGCTGGTCATTGGGCAGTTTATCGACGCGCTGCAAAGCGGGCAGTATGATTTAGACAATGTAGCGTTGATGATTACGCAGACGGGGGGCGGGTGTCGTGCGTCTAACTACATCGCATTGTTGCGCAAGGCGTTGCACAACAATGGGCTGGGACATATTCCGGTCATTTCGCTGAATTTTTCCGGGCTGGATAAACAGAGCGGCTTTTCGCTCAATCGTGAAATGTTGCTCAAAATGTTCTACGGGCTACTTTATGGTGATTTGCTGATGTGGGTGCAAAACCAATGCTTGCCATATGAGCTGAGTAAGGGTAGTTCGCAAGCCGTTGTCGAGCAATGGATTGACAGGTTGCTTGCTATGGATAAAAAACAGTTCTTCCGATTGAAAGAAAACTGTCGTGCCATGTTAAGCGATTTCGCCGCCATCTCGCGCGATACGAGTGTGCTAAAGCCAAAAGTCGGCATTGTGGGCGAAATTTACGTCAAATACGCGCCATTGGGCAATAATGAGCTTGAAAAATTCCTTGTGGAGCAGGGTGCAGAAGTTGTCAACAGCGGCTTGCTCGACTTTTGTCTGTACGGTGTTTATAATGTGATACATGATCGTAAACTTTACGGCGACAGTCTATTGCGAAACATGGGTGCGCGTTTGGTGATGCGCTATGCCATTGGAAAGCAGCGCAAGATGATTGCAGCGATCAAACAGCACAAAGTGTTTCGCCCGTTAGCCGATTTCAGCAAGGTGATTAAAATGAGTCGCGGTTATCTTGACCATGCTGTCAAGATGGGTGAAGGGTGGCTGTTGACCGCTGAGATGGTGGAATTGTTGCATAGTGGTGTGCCGAATATCGTTGCCGCGCAACCGTTTGGTTGCTTGCCAAACCACATTGTAGCGAAAGGCATGGTGCGTAAGATTAAAGAAAAACACCCGCACGCTAATATTGCGGCGATTGATTATGACCCCGGCGCAAGCCGAGTGAATCAGGAGAATCGGCTGAAATTGCTGCTGGCAAATGCTAAGAGAGTGCCAAAAGGGCGGGGAGAGAAGCGTATAGAAAAGAAGCATAAAGAGAGAGAACTGGTGACAAATGGTTGAAAATTACATAGACGCGCTGGAATGCCACGAAATATTAACAACGTCACGCCTTATTTTGCGAAAATTCAAGGAAGAGGATGCCGAAGCCGTTTTGGAATATGGCAGTGACGCTGAAACGGTGAAATATCTCGTCTGGGATGGCGTTCAAACGTTGGAAGAGGCAAAACAGTCTATTTTGGACTATTATTTGTCGCGACCCGGCATTTATGCCATTACGTTGAAAGAAGGCGCAAAATGTATTGGTTGTATTGATTTGCGCATCAACGAGGAACATGAGAAGTCGGGGTTTGGGTATGTGCTGAATCGGCAATATTGGGGCAATGGCTATATGACAGAGGCATTGCAAGCGGTATTGGCGTTGTGTTTTGATAGGCTGGAATTAAACCGCGTAGAAGATGGTCATTATATAGAGAATGGTAGCTCAGGAAGAGTCATGGCAAAGTGTGGCATGACGCGTGAGGGCATGGCAAAGCAACAAGTTAAAATTAAGGGTGTTTTTCGTGATGTAGTGCATTATGGCATTACGCGAGATGAATGGATGTTGAGTACATAAGGGCAGCTGTTGACTGCCCATCTGTACAAGAATGATACAGTATAAGGTTTGTAAATAGGCGCGTAATGCGTGATTTCTACAATAAAATCCACAAATCCAGCCATACTAGGACGTATGAGAATATTACGCGTCCTGAAAGAAACATTTTTGGCGTCACTGCCGCTGCTTGTTGTCATTGGTGTGGTGACGTTGTTTGTTGCACCGCTGCCTAATCCGCAAGATTATTTGCGGTTGCTTGTTGGCTACATTGGCGTGGTAGTTGGGCAATCGTTGTTTCTCGTCGGGCTGCATGAGAGCATTTTGCCGATTGGTGAAAATGTGGGGCGTTCGCTTGTCAAGGTAAAGCGTTTTGCCGTTGTTATCTTTTTCGGGCTATTATTTGGGCTGCTGGCAACAGTCGCCGAGCCTGCCTTGGCAGTGCTTGCGCGGCAGACGCATTTGCTTATCAATGCCGTTAACGAAAAAGCATTGATTTGGCTGGTGGGTGTGGGTGTGGGTGTATTTGTGTCCATAGCGTTGTGGCGCATTGTGCGCAGTGTTAGCATTAAATTTATCTTTGCGGCGTTATATGCGTTGCTTTTTGCTATGATGCTCGTTGTGCCGCAAGAATTTGTCGCGCTGGCGTTTGACGGCAGTGGCGCAACGACGGGAGATATTTCCGTGCCGTTTATCTTGACGCTCGGGCTGGGCGTTTCTGCGACCATGAGCAAACGAAGGAGCAGCGATGATGTATTTGGCATCATCGGTATTGCTTCTATTGGGCCGATTTTGGCGATTTTCGTCTACGGTATGGTGCTGAAGGCTTTGCACGGCGGCATTCCGCCTGTTGACATATATAGCCCCGGTGATGCGGCGGGTGGGCTTTGGCAAATGGTAATTTCAAATATCGGCAATGTGGCATTGGCAATTATTCCGATGTTGCTGGTGTTTCTGTTGTTTCAATTTTGGTTACTCAAATTGCCAAAGACGAAAGTCAAAGGCATTTTGTGCGGTATGATTCCCGTGTTCATAGGGTTGCTCATTTTCTTGGTGGGCATTGACTTTGGCTTTGCTTTCGCAGGGCAGTATATTGGGGAAGTGTTCTTAGCGCCAACGCGACCGGAATGGTTTCAGTGGTTGCTGTTGCCCGTGGCGTTTGTATTGGGCGCATCTATTACACTTGCTGAGCCGGCGGTAACCGTGTTGGGAGAGCAGTTAGAGAACATTACAGGCAGACAAATCAAGCGCATGACAATACGGCTGACCCTGGCGGGCGGCATTGGCGTGGCGGCGGTGCTGGCAGTGGTGAAAATTCTTGAGCAGGTCAATATTTTGGCGTTCTTATTGCCGTTGTATGCCGTTGCGTTGCTGATGATGGCAATCACGCCGAGGCTGTTTATCGGTTTGGCGTTCGACTCGGGTGGTGTGACCGGTGGAGCGTTGAGTTCGGCGTTGCTGACGCCTATGACGCTGGGGATTGCGCAGGCTATCGCCGCGACGTCGGGCGAACACGCGCCATCGGTGCTGACCAATGGATTTGGCGTGATTGCCTTTATTTCAGTGACGCCGTTAATTGCGGTGCAGGGGTTGGGGATTTGGTATAGTGTTAGGCACAAGTCAAATTTGGGTGAATTAGGCAAATAGCTCATCTTTGCTGTTAAGCAGAAAGTGACAAGTGCAACCTAAATAATGAGAGGCTCTCGTCAGTATATCATAAGATTTTGCATAACTATACAGAAACAGGTTTTGGGAAAATGCTTTTGATACAAGGCAATCAATTATTATTGCCTTGTTAAGTATACGAATGTCCACACTTTGGATTTCCAAATGATTTCTATGCACGTCACCAATGGTTTCAAATGGCAATATTCGCTCTTTTGAAATATCAACTTTGTCTGCAATCAATAAAGCTGCACCTACTGCGCTTTCTATTAGTATGCCATTTGAATGATCTTCAATCGCTTGGATAATGATACTCTTTTCCTTCGGCAATAATTGAACAGGGTACTCCATTAAAACTGCAGCTAGTGCGGCACTTTTTTGTGCATGATTCCATCTGCCGACATCTACGACAAACATTGCGTGGTATCTGCCGTGACACGCCTGGTATATACCGGGAGGCAACAGCATTTCATTTATAACATCCAACATTTTATTTATATCGCGGCAGTTGCGATAATGTTGATATGTATTCATAGGCGAATGCCTCCAAAAATATAAATACTACTCAACTATACCCTGTAACTATACCATAGTTATGTACTTTTAACAACCCTTTGCGTTCGTCATAATATCGCTCATGGACAAAATTTTGCTTGCCAACGGAAGGTGAAAGTGATAGAATATAAGATATTCACATAGCAAGGAGCAATATATGCCATTTCGCAAATCGCGCACGTTGGATGATAACAGCGACGTTTATATTATTGCCGGATTGGGTAACCCCGGGAAAAAATACGATGGCACGCGCCACAATATCGGGTTCGATGTTGTGGATGTCTTGGCGCTGAAATTTGGTGAAAAGATTAGAAAATTAAAATTCCAATCACTTTACACGTTGGTCAAGCATGGACAAAATCGCATTTTATTACTTAAACCGCAAACTTATATGAATGAAAGCGGTCGTGCCATTCGTCAGGCGGCAGATTTTTACAAAGTGCCGTCGGAGCGCATTTTGGTGGTGGTTGACGACATTCATTTGTCGACAGGCCGATTGCGCATGCGTGAGGGAGGCAGTGACGGCGGACATAATGGGCTGAAAAGCATTTTATATCAGTTGCAGTCCGACCGTTTTCCGCGCTTGCGGGTTGGCGTGGGCGCGCCCGGAGAGAATGACAGGCTGACTGATTTTGTGTTGGACGGCTTTTCGAAAGAAGAGAGTCGGTTGATAGAGCATGCTGTACAAAACGCAGTAGAAGTCTGTGAGATGTTTGTGTCAAGCGGGTTTGCGGCGGCGGCGAATGCAATAAAGAATTTATGAAGAAAGTATTGATAACAGGTGCATCGCGCGGCATTGGATTGGCGATAGCCGAGGCATTTGCCGCCGAGGAATATATTGTCTACGCCAACTACAGAAGCACGACGGAGAACTTGCAACGATTGCAGGACAAAGGCATTGTGCCTGTCTATGCTGATGTGACAAAGCCGGATGATGTTGCCGCAATGTTTGCCAAAATTGGCAGTGTCGATATTCTGGTCAACAATGCCGGTGTTTCGGAGAGCAAGCCGTTTACCGATATTACCTTGGATGACTGGGGAGCCATGATGTCGGGCAATTTGACGTCAGTGTTTTCATGCACAAAAGCGGCAGTTTCATATATGATTTCGCAAAAAAAAGGTTGCATTATTAATGTTTCGTCCGTATGGGGTGAGGTTGGCGGGTCGTGTGAAGTGCATTATTCGGCGGCGAAGGCCGGTGTGCTTGGTATGACTCGCGCGCTGGCGAAAGAGCTGGGTGTTTCGGGGATTCGTGTCAATGCCATTGCGCCGGGTGTGATTGATACTGATATGCTCGCCGATTTGACGGTGCAGGATTTGGACGAATTGAAACAAGCCACGCCGTTGCAAGCCATTGGGGTAGTTAAACATATTGCGCAGGCGGCGTTATATTTGGCGAAAAACGACTTTGTGACCGGTGAAATTTTGCATGTTGATGGGGGCTTTAGACTTTGATACAGGCATTACTCGATAGATTTCCCGCCTACCGCGAGGTTTGGGCGGCACTTGACGCGCGCGAAAATCCTATTGCAGCCTCGGGGCTGAGCGGCGTACATAAGGCGCATTTGTTGGCGCAAATTTCGGTTGAGCGACCATTACTACTCATCGCGCCGGATGAACAGGAATTGGTACGTTTATGCAATGATATAGCTGCTATTTTGGGCACTAAGCCGACCGTTTTACCGCCGCGAACAACAGCGTATCATAATGTGGATGTTATTAGTCATGAGTGGGAGCATGAACGGCTGAAAGTCTTGCATGGATTACGTTGTGGCAATGTAAAAGTATTGGCAGCCACGCCTGATGCTTTGATGATGGTTACGTTGTCGCCCGAACGGCTGCAAGGGTTGATGTTGCAAACGGGGGGCACATACCGACAAGAGGATTTATTGACGACGTTGATAGTAGAGGGCTATCGGCGTTGTGAGCAGGTTGAGGGCATCGGACAATTTGCAGTGCGGGGCGGGATTGTTGATTTTTTCAGTCCGTCTAGTGCAGCCCCTGTGCGTATAGAATTTTTTGGCAATGAGATTGACAGCATGGCGACTATTGACACGACAACGCAACGTCGTTTGGACAATATCGATGAAGCAGATATGTTGCCCGTTCGCGAGTTGTTGCCACATGAAGATTTCGTGCGACAGCTGGAAATATTGGCAGCAAAGCAAAAAAATGACGCCGTGCGAGAAACGATGCTGCAAGATGCGCAACGATATACGGAAAATGGAATTTTTCCTGCGCTAGATAGATATATTCAATTGCTTTGCCCCGAAAACGCGACGGCATTTGACTATTTGCCGGACAATGCGCTCGTTGTGATTGCTGAAAAAGAGCGTTGTCGTGGGCGGCGTGAAGCCACCATGTGGCGGCAGCAGCAGGACGTAGAAACATTGCTGGAAGCTGGATTGATTGACGCGGCACAAACTGTGCCGTACATTGATGAGGTTGAGTGGGCAGGAAGCTTGCGGCGGCGAGACTTGTTGTATTTGGATGCCTTGCCATCCGATGGTTACGAAGTTAAGCCGCGTGCGAATATCCCTCTGCAAGCTAAGCAGCTGCCGTCTTATGGCGGCAGTTTAGAAACGGCATTGGGTGATATTCGATACTATCAAGAGAGCCTTATGCGGACGTTGGTGTTATGCCCCACGCCGCTGCGTTGTAAGCAGTTGGAAGAGGTGTTGCGCGATAAAGGCATTGCCGCGCAGGTAGAAACAGCAGTCAAGACACTACCTGCGGTCGGTCAAGTATTACTGACGGTTGGTGGGCTCAGCGGCGGGATGGAATATCCTGCGGGACAGCTTGCCGTCATCACTGAAGAGCAGTTGGTGCAGTTATCGTCACGTAAACGTGGCTCAAGCCGCAAGGATTCGCGCCAACGCGTGGCGAGTTACGCTGACCTCACGCCGGGTGATTTGGTTGTACATGACTTGCATGGTATCGGGCGGTTTGTTGGCATTGAGCCAATTGAAGTCGATGGCGTGCGTCGTGATTATATTAAAATTCAGTATGCTGGAACAGACAGCTTGTATGTGCCGGTAACGCAATTGAATATGGTGAGTAAATACATCGGCGCCGGCGCCGGGGGGGGGGATGATGAAAAAGCTTCTAAAATCAAACTCAGTAAGTTAGGGGGGGAGGCATGGCAGCGTGCGAAAAATCGCGCTAAGGAGAGCACAAAAGAACTTGCCGCTGACCTAATCAAGCTATATGCTGAACGTATGCGCAAAAAAGGGTTTGCTTTTGAAGCCGATAGTGAGTGGCAAAAAGAGTTTGAGGAAGCTTTCCCATATGATGAAACGCAAGACCAAATTACTGCCATTGCCGACTGCAAAA
Protein-coding sequences here:
- a CDS encoding acyl-CoA dehydratase activase codes for the protein MQEQYILGIDVGSTTLKTVVLDPSGQIVEKSYQRHLSKVRETTYEHIKSLQRLLKGQSLKVAITGSAGMGLAESGGLCFVQEVFATADAVAREHPDADVVIELGGEDAKIIFLQGTLEERMNGTCAGGTGSFIDQMAALMNVTLPELDALSLQYEKIYPIASRCGVFAKSDIQPLLNQGARKEDLAASIFQAVVDQTIGGLAQGRDIAGNVLFLGGPLSFFKGLQERFVETLKLSQEQANFTELAPYFMALGAAYYAKNASGVIGYEDLVETLACEPEGQSDFSVGQALFKSDEEYQVFKQRHAAMTVEQKNILTYSGNAYLGIDAGSTTTKLVLIAEDDSILYRHYASNGGNPLPVIREQLMKIYKLCGERINIAASAVTGYGEELMQAAFGIDFGLVETVAHYTAAKHFSPDVNFIIDIGGQDIKCFHIKDGAVDSVVLNEACSSGCGSFIETFATSLGYSMDDFSALALTAERPVDLGSRCTVFMNSSLKQAQKDGASVADIAAGLAMSVIKNALYKVIRVRSGDELGEHIVVQGGTFLNDAILRCFERELGREVVRLSISELMGAYGAALYAKANTTVAPRLIDAGQLAAFTHKSTGVTCKQCTNKCAVTVSTFGGDKKFIVGNKCDAGAGGVRVSPLPNLVAQKYEALMDVPLVGQSKLRVGIPMVLNMYENLPFWAAFFTELGCDIVLSEQSSRDLYMKGQHTIPSDTACYPAKIVHGHIESLVSQSVDAIFYPCMSYNVDEGISDNCYNCPVVAYYPEVIAGNVASVAETKFIYSHIGWQSKSRFIKQMEQALKAILPLVKRKDIAVAADKAYAAHTAYRKQVADMGQAALDYAKENNNPVILLGCRPYHIDPEINHGIDTLLSSLGFVIVTEDAIGHLLPKPELNILNQWTYHARLYNAAKFVAQHDNMEMVLLVSFGCGLDAITGDEISDILRNQGKLYTQIKIDEINNLGAAKIRLRSLASVMKEREA
- a CDS encoding 2-hydroxyacyl-CoA dehydratase — its product is MSHVKPLVEFTPQMRATHTILVPSMMPIHFDLIAGILAQSGYKTEVLKTSCPEIIEQGLRSVHNDTCYPALLVIGQFIDALQSGQYDLDNVALMITQTGGGCRASNYIALLRKALHNNGLGHIPVISLNFSGLDKQSGFSLNREMLLKMFYGLLYGDLLMWVQNQCLPYELSKGSSQAVVEQWIDRLLAMDKKQFFRLKENCRAMLSDFAAISRDTSVLKPKVGIVGEIYVKYAPLGNNELEKFLVEQGAEVVNSGLLDFCLYGVYNVIHDRKLYGDSLLRNMGARLVMRYAIGKQRKMIAAIKQHKVFRPLADFSKVIKMSRGYLDHAVKMGEGWLLTAEMVELLHSGVPNIVAAQPFGCLPNHIVAKGMVRKIKEKHPHANIAAIDYDPGASRVNQENRLKLLLANAKRVPKGRGEKRIEKKHKERELVTNG
- a CDS encoding GNAT family N-acetyltransferase, translating into MVENYIDALECHEILTTSRLILRKFKEEDAEAVLEYGSDAETVKYLVWDGVQTLEEAKQSILDYYLSRPGIYAITLKEGAKCIGCIDLRINEEHEKSGFGYVLNRQYWGNGYMTEALQAVLALCFDRLELNRVEDGHYIENGSSGRVMAKCGMTREGMAKQQVKIKGVFRDVVHYGITRDEWMLST
- a CDS encoding DUF1538 domain-containing protein, which gives rise to MRILRVLKETFLASLPLLVVIGVVTLFVAPLPNPQDYLRLLVGYIGVVVGQSLFLVGLHESILPIGENVGRSLVKVKRFAVVIFFGLLFGLLATVAEPALAVLARQTHLLINAVNEKALIWLVGVGVGVFVSIALWRIVRSVSIKFIFAALYALLFAMMLVVPQEFVALAFDGSGATTGDISVPFILTLGLGVSATMSKRRSSDDVFGIIGIASIGPILAIFVYGMVLKALHGGIPPVDIYSPGDAAGGLWQMVISNIGNVALAIIPMLLVFLLFQFWLLKLPKTKVKGILCGMIPVFIGLLIFLVGIDFGFAFAGQYIGEVFLAPTRPEWFQWLLLPVAFVLGASITLAEPAVTVLGEQLENITGRQIKRMTIRLTLAGGIGVAAVLAVVKILEQVNILAFLLPLYAVALLMMAITPRLFIGLAFDSGGVTGGALSSALLTPMTLGIAQAIAATSGEHAPSVLTNGFGVIAFISVTPLIAVQGLGIWYSVRHKSNLGELGK
- the pth gene encoding aminoacyl-tRNA hydrolase; the protein is MPFRKSRTLDDNSDVYIIAGLGNPGKKYDGTRHNIGFDVVDVLALKFGEKIRKLKFQSLYTLVKHGQNRILLLKPQTYMNESGRAIRQAADFYKVPSERILVVVDDIHLSTGRLRMREGGSDGGHNGLKSILYQLQSDRFPRLRVGVGAPGENDRLTDFVLDGFSKEESRLIEHAVQNAVEVCEMFVSSGFAAAANAIKNL
- a CDS encoding SDR family oxidoreductase; translation: MKKVLITGASRGIGLAIAEAFAAEEYIVYANYRSTTENLQRLQDKGIVPVYADVTKPDDVAAMFAKIGSVDILVNNAGVSESKPFTDITLDDWGAMMSGNLTSVFSCTKAAVSYMISQKKGCIINVSSVWGEVGGSCEVHYSAAKAGVLGMTRALAKELGVSGIRVNAIAPGVIDTDMLADLTVQDLDELKQATPLQAIGVVKHIAQAALYLAKNDFVTGEILHVDGGFRL
- the mfd gene encoding transcription-repair coupling factor, which codes for MIQALLDRFPAYREVWAALDARENPIAASGLSGVHKAHLLAQISVERPLLLIAPDEQELVRLCNDIAAILGTKPTVLPPRTTAYHNVDVISHEWEHERLKVLHGLRCGNVKVLAATPDALMMVTLSPERLQGLMLQTGGTYRQEDLLTTLIVEGYRRCEQVEGIGQFAVRGGIVDFFSPSSAAPVRIEFFGNEIDSMATIDTTTQRRLDNIDEADMLPVRELLPHEDFVRQLEILAAKQKNDAVRETMLQDAQRYTENGIFPALDRYIQLLCPENATAFDYLPDNALVVIAEKERCRGRREATMWRQQQDVETLLEAGLIDAAQTVPYIDEVEWAGSLRRRDLLYLDALPSDGYEVKPRANIPLQAKQLPSYGGSLETALGDIRYYQESLMRTLVLCPTPLRCKQLEEVLRDKGIAAQVETAVKTLPAVGQVLLTVGGLSGGMEYPAGQLAVITEEQLVQLSSRKRGSSRKDSRQRVASYADLTPGDLVVHDLHGIGRFVGIEPIEVDGVRRDYIKIQYAGTDSLYVPVTQLNMVSKYIGAGAGGGDDEKASKIKLSKLGGEAWQRAKNRAKESTKELAADLIKLYAERMRKKGFAFEADSEWQKEFEEAFPYDETQDQITAIADCKNDMQSSLPMDRLLCGDVGFGKTEVALRMVMKCVLSGRQAAILVPTTVLAQQHYNTARQRFGRYPLRVEMVSRFRTAAQNRETLKKLRNGELDLVIGTHRLLQKDVIFQKLGLLVIDEEQRFGVSHKEKLKEMAKQVDVLTLTATPIPRTLNMALSGVRDMSTLEEPPRNRYPVQTFVLEYDELIIDDAIRREIGRGGQVYYLHNRVDTIEALAGRLQRRHPDAKIAVAHGKMAEGDLSEMMRLMTEGEIDLLVCTTIIETGLDIPNVNTLIIEDADKMGLAQLHQIRGRVGRSNRHASAYLTYRRGKILTEVATKRLTAVREYVEFGAGFKIAMRDLEIRGAGNILGAEQHGHMLSVGYDMYLKLLEEAVLEEKGEQKPLIAECIVDLQVNAGIDEKYVKSAGVRMDLYRRIALVRDREQARDLLDELIDRFGEPPRMTINLVDIALLRNEAAAAGFCEVTQKEGRILLYIQAPDLERVAKVCGMEKYRRKVLFSVGDKPYFAFKYDEKLSVIEQLRALIGDYVT